In Clostridium sp. DL-VIII, the following proteins share a genomic window:
- a CDS encoding nitrite reductase (NAD(P)H) — MSSGNLQKIRDGKRTFGITPHIPGGFITVDIMQKIVDVTKKYNGILKITSGQRILITNLKQEDLTNIWDELGMEPAVRTQNSIKNVEMCPAGYCKRSKFNTISTGMKLSKKYQWMEMPCRTKIGVAGCRNACGSVYSKDIGVIADKTGFIVAAGGSGGYNPRMADIIAQDVTEKQALKLIDSIIDYYKEFAEAGEKLGFFIDRIDIEKFKQEVIKAAEV; from the coding sequence ATGAGTTCTGGAAATCTTCAAAAAATTAGAGACGGGAAGAGAACTTTTGGAATAACACCGCATATTCCTGGTGGATTTATCACTGTAGATATTATGCAAAAAATTGTGGATGTCACAAAAAAATATAATGGGATATTAAAAATAACATCAGGTCAACGTATTTTGATAACTAACTTAAAACAGGAAGACTTGACTAACATATGGGATGAGCTTGGGATGGAGCCAGCAGTAAGGACACAAAATTCAATAAAGAATGTTGAGATGTGCCCAGCAGGATACTGTAAAAGATCAAAATTTAATACTATAAGCACTGGTATGAAGCTTTCGAAAAAATATCAGTGGATGGAAATGCCGTGTAGAACTAAAATAGGTGTAGCTGGGTGCAGAAATGCATGTGGAAGTGTATATAGTAAGGATATAGGAGTGATTGCTGATAAAACTGGATTTATAGTAGCCGCTGGAGGATCGGGTGGATACAACCCTAGAATGGCAGATATAATTGCGCAGGATGTAACTGAAAAACAAGCATTAAAGCTGATTGACAGTATTATTGACTATTACAAAGAATTTGCAGAGGCTGGAGAAAAATTGGGATTTTTTATTGACAGGATCGATATTGAGAAGTTTAAACAGGAAGTAATTAAAGCGGCAGAAGTATAA
- a CDS encoding HAD family phosphatase yields the protein MRKIEAVIFDMDGVIFDTERLYLENWRKIFKKYGYEMTKEIYISVMGKGRKNAIKTFLEIYGKDLPIAQMYKEKDEMFMREIEEGKVLVKPGAEEILNFLKENEYKIAIATSAKRDRTLRQLNMSGMIKKFDVIVCGDDIKNSKPDPEIFLKAAQKLSVNYSNCIVIEDSAAGIKAAFNAKMIGMHVEDLKKADDEILKYCNRSFKDLFKIKEYFEN from the coding sequence ATGAGGAAAATTGAAGCAGTCATATTTGACATGGATGGAGTAATATTTGATACAGAAAGGCTTTATTTAGAGAACTGGAGAAAAATATTTAAAAAGTATGGATATGAGATGACAAAAGAAATTTACATATCAGTAATGGGGAAAGGAAGAAAAAACGCTATTAAAACATTTCTTGAGATATACGGGAAGGACCTTCCTATAGCACAAATGTATAAAGAGAAAGATGAGATGTTCATGCGGGAAATTGAAGAAGGTAAAGTCCTCGTTAAGCCAGGCGCTGAAGAAATATTGAATTTTTTAAAAGAAAATGAATATAAAATAGCTATTGCAACTTCAGCTAAAAGAGATAGAACCTTAAGGCAGTTAAATATGTCTGGAATGATTAAAAAATTTGATGTAATAGTTTGTGGAGATGACATAAAAAATTCTAAACCGGATCCAGAAATATTTTTAAAAGCAGCGCAAAAGCTTTCGGTAAATTACTCAAATTGTATTGTCATTGAAGATTCAGCTGCAGGTATTAAAGCAGCTTTCAATGCTAAAATGATTGGAATGCATGTTGAGGATTTAAAAAAAGCAGATGATGAAATATTAAAGTATTGCAATAGAAGTTTTAAAGATCTATTTAAAATTAAAGAATATTTTGAAAATTAA
- a CDS encoding DUF1676 domain-containing protein codes for MNYTLSDLIQKLIDIEKDFFNIYVMLEEIFKNNSLAIYAVIKVIKRREKKHIEYYEKLKSSLTDESDESIEFYLYDRISKLLSEFKHNIKLPEIKNTQGLIKYTVEFKRDNIGLLVDVQGRLLEKIDDVNNNIYKILSQVIKDEEKQEKMFEKLLISK; via the coding sequence TTGAATTATACACTTTCTGATTTAATACAAAAACTAATTGACATTGAAAAAGATTTCTTTAATATATATGTAATGCTGGAAGAAATATTTAAGAATAATTCATTAGCAATATATGCAGTGATTAAAGTGATTAAAAGGCGGGAAAAGAAGCATATTGAGTATTATGAAAAATTAAAAAGTAGCTTAACAGATGAGTCAGATGAATCTATTGAATTTTATTTATATGACAGAATTTCAAAATTATTATCTGAATTTAAGCATAATATTAAATTACCAGAAATTAAAAATACTCAAGGCTTAATTAAATATACAGTTGAATTTAAAAGGGACAATATAGGTCTTCTGGTAGATGTACAAGGACGCTTATTAGAAAAAATAGATGATGTAAATAACAATATATATAAGATTTTATCTCAAGTTATAAAAGATGAAGAAAAGCAGGAGAAAATGTTTGAGAAGTTACTGATATCTAAATGA
- a CDS encoding DUF1858 domain-containing protein, which translates to MITKEMTLAQIIQIKDDAPQILMSFGMGCVGCPSSQAESLEDAAMVHGLKLDELLEALNK; encoded by the coding sequence ATGATTACTAAAGAAATGACATTAGCTCAAATTATACAGATAAAAGATGATGCACCACAAATCTTAATGAGTTTTGGGATGGGATGCGTTGGGTGTCCATCATCTCAAGCTGAAAGTCTTGAAGATGCAGCAATGGTACATGGTTTAAAGCTTGATGAACTATTAGAGGCTTTAAATAAATAA